A single Opisthocomus hoazin isolate bOpiHoa1 chromosome 1, bOpiHoa1.hap1, whole genome shotgun sequence DNA region contains:
- the POPDC2 gene encoding popeye domain-containing protein 2 isoform X2 gives MATHSERGTAGEGGEWGRMSASSLPWDQAVLQPPVCDTWKEIMEGAAYQLASCIVLLGYMGGSGIFGSLYIFGFLAPGYFCYALWGWLSACGLDIFIWNMLLVLTCLLQLAHLAYRLRRDTIPEDFDLLYKTMYLPLQVPLEVYKEIVKCCEEQVQSLVRDQNYAVEGKTPIDRLSLLLSGRVRVSQDGQFLHYIFPYQFLDSPEWESLRPSEEGTFQVTLTAETDCSFITWPRKKLYLLLRKDRYVARLFSSHLGYDISEKLYSLNEKLFAKFGLRFDIRLPSLYHVLGPASSEGEPEDCEEPLPAPGQADASEPPPQPPPPPPVPRPRASRPDSDLLASENLLQSSSHPLCKGRAPLAPTQTPEL, from the exons ATGGCAACTCATTCTGAGCGTGGGACGGCCGGGGAGGGTGGGGAGTGGGGAAGGATGAGTGCAAGCAGCCTCCCTTGGGACCAGGCTGTCCTCCAGCCTCCGGTGTGTGATACCTGGAAGGAGATTATGGAGGGAGCAGCCTACCAGCTGGCCAGCTGCATCGTCCTCCTGGGTTACATGGGGGGAAGCGGCATCTTTGGGTCCCTCTACATCTTTGGCTTCCTGGCCCCGGGCTACTTCTGCTATGCTCTGTGGGGCTGGCTGAGTGCCTGCGGGCTGGACATCTTCATCTGGAACATGCTGCTCGTCCTCACCTGCTTGCTTCAGCTGGCTCACCTGGCTTACCGGCTCCGCAGAGACACCATCCCCGAAGACTTTGACCTCCTCTACAAGACCATGTACCTGCCATTGCAGGTGCCCCTGGAAGTCTACAAAGAAATTGTGAAGTGCTGTGAAGAGCAAGTCCAGTCACTAGTCAGAGACCAGAATTATGCGGTGGAGGGCAAGACGCCCATCGACCGCCTCTCATTGCTGCTGTCTGGCAG ggTCCGAGTGAGCCAGGACGGACAATTCCTTCACTACATCTTTCCGTACCAGTTCCTGGACTCTCCAGAATGGGAGTCGCTGCGACCCTCTGAGGAAGGAACTTTCCAG gtcACGCTGACAGCCGAGACCGACTGCAGCTTCATCACCTGGCCGAGGAAGAAGCTGTATCTCCTCCTGAGGAAGGACCGTTATGTTGCCCGGCTCTTCTCCTCCCACCTGGGCTACGACATCTCGGAGAAGCTCTACTCCCTCAACGAGAAGCTCTTCGCCAAGTTCGGCCTTCGCTTCGACATCCGCTTGCCCAGCCTCTACCACGTCCTCGGGCCAGCCTCCTCCGAGGGGGAGCCGGAGGACTGCGAGGAGCCGCTGCCTGCCCCCGGCCAGGCTGATGCCTCCGAGCCCCCTCCgcagccaccgccgccgccgccagtcCCGCGCCCCCGGGCATCCCGGCCCGACAGTGACCTGCTGG CCTCCGAAAACCTTCTCCAGAGTTCCTCCCACCCTCTCTGCAAAGGACGAGCCCCTCTGGCTCCCACTCAGACCCCCGAACTCTAG
- the POPDC2 gene encoding popeye domain-containing protein 2 isoform X1, translating to MATHSERGTAGEGGEWGRMSASSLPWDQAVLQPPVCDTWKEIMEGAAYQLASCIVLLGYMGGSGIFGSLYIFGFLAPGYFCYALWGWLSACGLDIFIWNMLLVLTCLLQLAHLAYRLRRDTIPEDFDLLYKTMYLPLQVPLEVYKEIVKCCEEQVQSLVRDQNYAVEGKTPIDRLSLLLSGRVRVSQDGQFLHYIFPYQFLDSPEWESLRPSEEGTFQVTLTAETDCSFITWPRKKLYLLLRKDRYVARLFSSHLGYDISEKLYSLNEKLFAKFGLRFDIRLPSLYHVLGPASSEGEPEDCEEPLPAPGQADASEPPPQPPPPPPVPRPRASRPDSDLLGEDSTSLVLEDFAELPGSFMDYVSEGEYMK from the exons ATGGCAACTCATTCTGAGCGTGGGACGGCCGGGGAGGGTGGGGAGTGGGGAAGGATGAGTGCAAGCAGCCTCCCTTGGGACCAGGCTGTCCTCCAGCCTCCGGTGTGTGATACCTGGAAGGAGATTATGGAGGGAGCAGCCTACCAGCTGGCCAGCTGCATCGTCCTCCTGGGTTACATGGGGGGAAGCGGCATCTTTGGGTCCCTCTACATCTTTGGCTTCCTGGCCCCGGGCTACTTCTGCTATGCTCTGTGGGGCTGGCTGAGTGCCTGCGGGCTGGACATCTTCATCTGGAACATGCTGCTCGTCCTCACCTGCTTGCTTCAGCTGGCTCACCTGGCTTACCGGCTCCGCAGAGACACCATCCCCGAAGACTTTGACCTCCTCTACAAGACCATGTACCTGCCATTGCAGGTGCCCCTGGAAGTCTACAAAGAAATTGTGAAGTGCTGTGAAGAGCAAGTCCAGTCACTAGTCAGAGACCAGAATTATGCGGTGGAGGGCAAGACGCCCATCGACCGCCTCTCATTGCTGCTGTCTGGCAG ggTCCGAGTGAGCCAGGACGGACAATTCCTTCACTACATCTTTCCGTACCAGTTCCTGGACTCTCCAGAATGGGAGTCGCTGCGACCCTCTGAGGAAGGAACTTTCCAG gtcACGCTGACAGCCGAGACCGACTGCAGCTTCATCACCTGGCCGAGGAAGAAGCTGTATCTCCTCCTGAGGAAGGACCGTTATGTTGCCCGGCTCTTCTCCTCCCACCTGGGCTACGACATCTCGGAGAAGCTCTACTCCCTCAACGAGAAGCTCTTCGCCAAGTTCGGCCTTCGCTTCGACATCCGCTTGCCCAGCCTCTACCACGTCCTCGGGCCAGCCTCCTCCGAGGGGGAGCCGGAGGACTGCGAGGAGCCGCTGCCTGCCCCCGGCCAGGCTGATGCCTCCGAGCCCCCTCCgcagccaccgccgccgccgccagtcCCGCGCCCCCGGGCATCCCGGCCCGACAGTGACCTGCTGGGTGAGGACTCCACCAGTCTTGTCTTGGAAGATTTTGCTGAGTTGCCGGGGTCTTTTATGGACTATGTGAGCGAAGGGGAGTATATGAAATGA